One part of the Microbulbifer sp. THAF38 genome encodes these proteins:
- the cobO gene encoding cob(I)yrinic acid a,c-diamide adenosyltransferase: MVFMSSESQDKNSRHKARMQNRKKIVDEAVSKALDERGIVILYTGDGKGKTTAAMGTVTRALGFGYSTVVTQFIKGTWECGEKNLLMGAAHPLQWHQMGTDFTWETQDFEADKAAAMALWEKAREALRDERVYLVVLDELTYALNYRWLDKEEVLQAIQQRPREQSVIITGRGAKQYLKDIADTVSEMRAEKHAFNTGVAARRGIEW; the protein is encoded by the coding sequence ATGGTTTTTATGAGCTCAGAATCACAAGATAAAAATAGTCGCCATAAGGCGCGAATGCAGAACCGTAAAAAAATTGTGGATGAGGCAGTTTCCAAAGCCCTGGATGAGCGCGGTATCGTGATTCTCTATACCGGAGATGGCAAGGGGAAAACTACTGCGGCTATGGGTACCGTCACTCGAGCCCTGGGCTTTGGCTATTCCACCGTGGTGACTCAGTTCATTAAGGGGACCTGGGAGTGTGGAGAAAAGAACCTGCTAATGGGGGCTGCCCACCCGCTGCAATGGCACCAAATGGGTACGGATTTTACCTGGGAAACTCAGGACTTTGAGGCCGATAAAGCCGCGGCGATGGCACTTTGGGAGAAGGCGCGGGAAGCGTTGCGGGATGAACGGGTTTATCTGGTGGTTTTGGATGAACTTACCTACGCCCTGAATTACCGTTGGTTGGACAAAGAAGAAGTGTTACAGGCGATACAACAGCGTCCCAGGGAGCAATCGGTCATTATTACCGGGCGAGGGGCCAAACAGTACCTGAAAGATATTGCCGATACTGTGAGTGAAATGCGTGCGGAAAAACACGCGTTCAATACCGGAGTTGCCGCCCGCAGGGGCATAGAGTGGTGA
- a CDS encoding alpha/beta fold hydrolase encodes MAVFSNNGVELHFEIRGNGPRLVFHPGTLSDLRVAPTIFDSPLANQFEILTFDPRGIGQSNSPLDSPNMADYALDLKRLMDHLGWREAFLLGESFGGMVAQEFALQYPQMVEKLILLVTSSGGHGGASFPFHNYDIEAMSLEEKVNLWVTAGDRRLQTAGGINSESALHASLSRYYRQVCELAAKKPEGVLCRSRQLQARKGHDTFSRLPELEVETLICAGRYDSVAPFKNQQALFQQIPNARLAVFSGGHNVLWQDDLIWNFISEFLALAD; translated from the coding sequence GTGGCGGTATTTAGTAATAATGGCGTGGAATTGCATTTCGAAATTCGCGGAAATGGTCCCCGTCTGGTATTTCACCCCGGCACTCTCAGTGACCTCAGAGTAGCTCCGACGATTTTTGATTCCCCGCTGGCAAACCAGTTTGAAATACTAACCTTCGACCCCCGTGGCATCGGCCAGTCTAATTCGCCGCTCGACTCCCCCAATATGGCCGATTATGCTCTGGACCTTAAACGCCTGATGGATCATCTCGGCTGGAGGGAGGCTTTTTTATTGGGTGAGTCATTTGGCGGTATGGTTGCCCAGGAGTTTGCCTTACAGTATCCACAGATGGTGGAAAAACTTATTTTATTGGTCACCAGCTCTGGAGGTCATGGAGGCGCTTCATTTCCATTTCATAATTACGATATCGAGGCAATGAGCCTCGAGGAAAAAGTAAATTTGTGGGTGACAGCAGGGGACCGGCGTTTACAAACTGCCGGCGGAATAAACTCAGAATCCGCGCTTCATGCTTCTTTAAGCCGTTATTATCGACAAGTCTGTGAACTGGCCGCGAAGAAGCCTGAGGGTGTCCTATGCCGTTCGCGACAACTCCAAGCGAGAAAGGGTCATGATACCTTCTCGCGCTTACCGGAATTGGAAGTGGAGACACTGATCTGCGCGGGACGCTATGATAGTGTTGCTCCTTTTAAAAATCAGCAGGCCCTATTCCAGCAGATACCCAATGCACGTTTGGCTGTTTTTTCCGGTGGTCATAATGTCCTTTGGCAGGACGACCTGATTTGGAATTTTATTTCTGAATTTTTGGCACTGGCTGATTAA
- a CDS encoding TonB-dependent siderophore receptor yields MKKTLLAAAVFAAAQPLLSVAADLEEITVTASRLDLPKSQLGVSVSILNAADIERLGYTSLLDVMRTLPGVAVSNSGGAGKVSSLFIRGESNFRTLVLLDGVNIADPTGLQVSTQLQHLQASDIERIEVLRGPQGMLYGAGAGGVINIISKRSTESVNASASVEAGRYGSQSANANLGGSIESWYYDLNVSDYSTDGFNATENDTSGEEDGYDNLTASARLGYQVNENLSLEGQYRKVDTETEYDNCFSDFPNDCLSRFDQEFYIFSSNYQFANWNHRVSLSQQEIDREEGLSPGAFPFITSGEIREANYIGSHTLSSGKLLWGGEYEQQKYATQFAGVTSGDEVLESTGLFTEWHSDFAEKVFYTLGYRRDSLEVENHNSWRVSAALPVSLGEDHQLKYRANFGTGYRAPSPYEYTTNASLGAETSRGYELGLEYQWAQLLQAELTYFDQEINDAIFYNYITWSFEQDNGESQSEGVELSLGGNLNGSLDWSITGTWLNSEDFTGAQRGGVPQRVFNFGLSQQWLGDKLTLSGNWQRVEDRIDGYTRIALENYSKVDLNAVYRVSPNMRVNLRGENVLDRNYREVAGYYTAGAAVYAGIEFSL; encoded by the coding sequence ATGAAAAAAACTTTATTAGCCGCTGCCGTCTTTGCTGCGGCGCAACCGCTATTGTCTGTGGCTGCGGACCTGGAAGAAATCACCGTGACCGCCAGCCGCCTGGATCTGCCCAAGAGCCAGCTGGGCGTCTCTGTTTCAATTCTTAATGCTGCCGATATCGAGCGCTTGGGTTACACCAGCCTATTGGATGTGATGCGCACTCTGCCGGGTGTGGCTGTCAGCAATAGCGGCGGTGCTGGCAAGGTCAGTTCCTTATTTATCCGCGGTGAAAGTAACTTCCGCACCCTGGTGTTACTGGATGGGGTGAATATTGCCGACCCGACGGGTTTGCAGGTAAGTACCCAATTGCAGCACTTGCAGGCCAGCGATATTGAGCGTATCGAAGTCCTGCGTGGTCCCCAGGGCATGCTTTACGGTGCTGGCGCCGGTGGCGTGATTAATATTATCAGCAAGAGGTCCACTGAGAGCGTTAACGCCAGCGCCTCTGTAGAGGCGGGCCGTTACGGAAGCCAGAGCGCCAATGCGAATCTGGGGGGAAGCATTGAGTCCTGGTACTATGACTTGAATGTTTCTGACTATTCCACCGATGGTTTTAATGCGACCGAAAATGATACTTCTGGTGAGGAAGATGGTTACGATAATCTTACCGCCAGTGCACGCCTTGGTTACCAAGTCAATGAGAACCTATCTCTCGAGGGTCAGTACCGCAAGGTGGATACTGAGACCGAGTATGACAACTGTTTTTCGGATTTTCCTAATGATTGCCTGAGTCGTTTCGACCAGGAATTTTACATCTTTAGTAGTAATTACCAGTTTGCTAACTGGAATCATAGAGTAAGCCTTTCTCAGCAGGAGATTGATCGAGAAGAGGGACTCAGCCCTGGGGCCTTTCCCTTTATAACTAGCGGTGAAATTCGTGAGGCAAATTATATCGGCAGCCATACTTTGAGCAGCGGAAAACTGCTGTGGGGCGGAGAGTATGAACAGCAGAAATATGCTACACAGTTTGCTGGAGTCACTTCAGGTGATGAGGTGCTGGAAAGCACAGGTTTATTTACTGAATGGCACAGTGACTTTGCTGAAAAGGTATTTTATACATTGGGGTATCGCCGGGATAGTTTGGAGGTTGAGAACCACAATAGCTGGCGTGTCTCTGCAGCCCTACCGGTTTCTCTAGGTGAAGATCATCAGCTTAAATATCGCGCGAATTTTGGAACTGGTTACCGTGCTCCGAGTCCGTACGAATATACTACGAACGCTTCTTTGGGAGCTGAAACCAGTCGTGGTTATGAGTTGGGCCTGGAATACCAGTGGGCACAATTATTACAGGCTGAACTGACCTACTTCGACCAGGAGATCAACGATGCTATTTTTTATAATTACATAACCTGGTCTTTTGAACAGGATAACGGTGAGAGTCAATCTGAGGGGGTGGAGCTGTCCTTGGGTGGCAACCTTAATGGCAGCCTGGATTGGTCTATAACTGGCACTTGGCTGAACTCAGAGGACTTCACGGGCGCTCAGCGTGGCGGAGTTCCTCAGAGAGTATTTAACTTCGGCCTAAGCCAACAATGGCTGGGAGATAAGTTGACTCTGAGTGGTAACTGGCAGCGGGTTGAGGATCGTATTGATGGTTATACCAGGATTGCCTTGGAAAACTACAGCAAGGTTGATCTTAATGCTGTCTATCGGGTCTCCCCCAATATGCGGGTTAATCTACGCGGTGAAAATGTGCTGGACCGGAACTATCGCGAAGTTGCGGGTTATTACACTGCAGGCGCGGCAGTTTATGCGGGTATAGAATTTAGCCTGTAA
- a CDS encoding YHYH protein: MKKWFLFSLACVAPAALGHLPQTAVEACQGLSTGSSCTINHSAGQCFSLSEQQSLVCVPDQLDIARAPIQDRANGRPPARKHRVVQSEGLQYKVPADRDPITSSRIKVTIEGPWRVIEANGISIHKTGAFPNSGNPHEIEIQRYKYRVPANPKVAKKSTPVTLQNFGIGINGVPFDPSAAEWYLGNRGIWRYEALSGAVPLGVDDNYAHVQPNGAYHYHGLPTGLLTRLHVTPQQHSPLIGWAADGFPIYALYGYEDGMSGESSIVKMHSSYRVKSGPRPKGSKQPGGYYDGTFVADYEYVEGAGSLDECNGRFVRTPEFPQGTYAYFLTEEWPIIPRCYKGTPSEDFRRGPAMGRPQPPRRRFG, encoded by the coding sequence ATGAAGAAGTGGTTTTTATTCAGCCTCGCCTGTGTTGCCCCCGCGGCCCTGGGCCATCTGCCACAAACTGCCGTTGAGGCCTGCCAGGGCCTCTCTACTGGCAGCAGTTGCACCATCAATCACAGCGCAGGACAGTGCTTCAGCTTATCTGAACAGCAAAGCCTGGTCTGTGTGCCAGACCAATTAGATATTGCCAGGGCCCCTATTCAGGATCGCGCTAATGGCAGACCACCGGCGCGCAAGCACCGGGTGGTACAGTCAGAAGGACTGCAATATAAAGTCCCCGCCGACCGTGACCCGATCACCTCGAGCCGTATTAAAGTCACTATTGAGGGCCCTTGGCGGGTGATTGAGGCCAACGGTATTTCCATACACAAAACCGGCGCCTTCCCCAACTCCGGTAATCCCCACGAAATAGAGATCCAGCGTTACAAATACCGAGTGCCTGCAAACCCCAAAGTGGCAAAAAAATCCACGCCGGTAACTCTGCAAAATTTTGGCATTGGCATTAACGGCGTGCCTTTTGATCCCAGCGCGGCGGAATGGTATTTGGGCAACCGCGGTATCTGGCGCTACGAGGCACTCTCCGGTGCCGTGCCTCTGGGTGTGGACGACAATTATGCCCATGTTCAACCGAACGGCGCCTACCACTACCACGGCCTGCCCACTGGACTGCTAACACGATTGCATGTAACGCCACAGCAGCATTCACCATTGATTGGTTGGGCCGCAGATGGTTTTCCCATTTACGCATTGTATGGCTATGAAGATGGCATGAGTGGGGAATCTAGTATCGTAAAAATGCATTCCAGCTATCGGGTAAAATCTGGACCTCGACCAAAAGGCAGTAAGCAACCTGGCGGCTATTACGACGGCACCTTTGTGGCGGACTACGAATATGTTGAAGGGGCGGGCTCCCTCGATGAGTGCAATGGCCGCTTTGTGCGCACCCCGGAATTCCCCCAGGGCACCTATGCCTATTTCCTCACCGAAGAGTGGCCAATAATTCCGCGCTGCTACAAAGGCACACCGTCCGAAGACTTCCGCCGCGGACCCGCAATGGGGCGGCCGCAGCCCCCGCGCCGGCGATTTGGTTGA
- a CDS encoding ABC transporter ATP-binding protein, giving the protein MSIAAEQTIEAACIELGLERGRKSVLRGIHCAFKPFELTAVVGPNGAGKSSLLQCLSGVQNPSSGRVELNGLASGQMKAAQRARLGAFLPQSETPAWSLSAADMVALGLLPWGRLPDREQRIQQALLLVDAQEFAQRPVTQLSGGELRRVQLARLLVGRAPLLIADEPTAALDIRHQLQLMQNFRSLADSGKTVVLALHDLSLAARFCDRILLMLDGEMLAQGIPQEVLTPALIGEAYGVSCEFRWRDGIADFVPLDLLRKSSG; this is encoded by the coding sequence GTGAGTATTGCGGCTGAGCAAACGATCGAGGCCGCTTGCATTGAGCTGGGGCTAGAGCGTGGGCGCAAGAGTGTCCTGCGTGGAATCCATTGTGCATTTAAGCCCTTTGAGCTAACCGCTGTGGTGGGGCCCAATGGGGCTGGTAAGAGCAGTCTGTTGCAGTGTCTGTCAGGAGTTCAAAATCCCAGTAGCGGGCGCGTAGAGTTAAATGGTCTGGCCTCTGGGCAGATGAAGGCGGCCCAGCGCGCGCGGCTGGGGGCTTTCCTGCCGCAGTCGGAAACTCCGGCCTGGTCTCTCAGTGCGGCGGATATGGTGGCGCTGGGATTACTACCTTGGGGGCGTCTGCCGGATCGCGAGCAGAGAATTCAACAGGCGTTGTTATTGGTGGATGCGCAGGAATTTGCCCAGCGCCCGGTCACTCAATTATCCGGTGGCGAGCTGCGCCGTGTGCAATTGGCCCGCCTGTTAGTGGGGCGGGCGCCGTTGCTGATTGCCGATGAGCCCACCGCGGCGCTGGATATTCGTCATCAGCTTCAGCTGATGCAGAACTTCCGCAGTCTGGCCGACAGTGGCAAAACCGTGGTGTTGGCACTGCACGATCTCAGCCTGGCGGCACGATTTTGTGATCGGATTCTCTTGATGCTGGATGGTGAAATGCTGGCACAGGGAATACCGCAGGAGGTGCTGACCCCGGCGCTGATTGGCGAAGCTTACGGAGTGAGTTGCGAATTCCGCTGGCGCGATGGTATCGCCGATTTTGTGCCGCTGGATTTGTTGCGGAAATCCAGCGGCTAG
- a CDS encoding iron ABC transporter permease, translating into MLKHNKNAVFLLLAALPLALLGALGSGPVSVDLSSALAEGWSGQSSDAVILWQLRLPRALLAILVGAALGMGGAAMQGMLRNPLAEPALLGVSSGAALAAVLFLYYGAAWKSGWLLQALAIGGAFSAAAAVWLLAGRGASAGRLVLAGVAINAFLSALIALALNYAPSMFAMQEVVFWLMGSLANRGWDQLFLALPFLAVGVLCLFFTRNYLRALALGEDSAASLGFQSRAYPFLILLGIASAVGGAVAVAGTIGFVGLVVPHLVRPLVRQDPARLLWISALAGALLLLLADILVINFVGAQELRIGAVTAFIGAPFFFWLILTARRGQWL; encoded by the coding sequence TTGTTAAAGCACAATAAAAACGCGGTTTTTCTATTGCTGGCGGCTCTGCCGCTGGCCCTGCTCGGGGCACTGGGCAGCGGCCCGGTTTCGGTGGATCTTTCCAGTGCGCTGGCCGAGGGCTGGAGTGGCCAGAGCAGCGATGCGGTGATCCTGTGGCAGTTGCGGCTGCCCCGCGCCCTGTTGGCGATATTGGTGGGCGCTGCCCTGGGAATGGGCGGCGCGGCCATGCAGGGGATGTTGCGCAATCCCCTGGCGGAGCCGGCGCTGCTCGGTGTTTCCAGCGGTGCGGCTTTGGCGGCGGTACTGTTTCTCTATTATGGCGCCGCCTGGAAGTCCGGTTGGCTGCTGCAGGCTCTGGCTATCGGCGGTGCTTTTAGCGCGGCGGCGGCGGTGTGGCTGTTGGCGGGGCGGGGCGCCAGTGCCGGGCGGCTGGTGTTGGCGGGTGTGGCTATTAACGCTTTCCTATCGGCACTGATTGCGCTGGCGCTTAACTATGCGCCGAGCATGTTCGCCATGCAGGAAGTGGTGTTCTGGTTGATGGGCTCGCTGGCCAATCGCGGCTGGGACCAGCTGTTTTTGGCATTGCCCTTTTTGGCGGTGGGGGTGCTGTGCCTGTTTTTCACACGCAATTATTTGCGCGCGCTGGCCTTGGGTGAAGACAGCGCAGCTTCCTTGGGTTTCCAGAGTCGTGCCTATCCCTTTCTTATTCTGCTGGGTATTGCCAGTGCCGTGGGTGGTGCTGTGGCAGTAGCTGGCACCATCGGTTTTGTCGGATTGGTGGTGCCGCACCTGGTGCGCCCTCTGGTGCGCCAGGACCCCGCCCGCTTACTTTGGATCAGTGCTTTAGCTGGGGCGTTGCTGTTGCTGCTGGCAGATATCCTGGTGATTAATTTTGTCGGCGCTCAGGAGCTGCGCATTGGTGCGGTCACCGCCTTTATCGGTGCACCTTTTTTCTTTTGGCTAATTCTGACGGCGCGTAGGGGGCAGTGGTTGTGA
- a CDS encoding ABC transporter substrate-binding protein, which yields MSTRTSRRHLLCWQLLLGAVFILAAKVQAYERIASLNLCLDQVLLNWAQPADIASLTWLSAAEQYRSLPIPEHVQLNRARAEELLPLKPDLVLAGQYGAQRAAERLQSLGVNVVTIPDAYNLEQLQQQLDALEAVLGPLSPLQQQKRALAQLLDQPAAKQRASAVILSANNITYGSGMLEHQLLQRAGFDNLASAQGLARISLEEVIALQPDLLVFYGSEQHFALAYLAARHPVLQRYIDSGRTYTLPKQLSLCPVLAIVDTLQQLMDKREALVKAQ from the coding sequence ATGAGTACCCGTACGTCCAGGCGTCATCTTCTCTGCTGGCAACTATTACTCGGTGCAGTGTTCATTCTGGCCGCGAAAGTCCAGGCCTATGAGCGCATTGCTTCGTTGAACCTGTGTCTGGATCAGGTGCTGCTGAACTGGGCACAACCTGCGGATATTGCCTCCCTGACTTGGCTCTCCGCTGCCGAACAGTATCGCTCCCTGCCGATTCCCGAACACGTACAACTTAACCGCGCCCGCGCCGAGGAGCTGCTGCCATTAAAGCCGGATCTGGTGCTCGCCGGGCAGTACGGTGCCCAGCGTGCGGCGGAGCGGCTGCAGTCTCTGGGTGTGAATGTGGTAACCATTCCCGATGCCTACAACCTGGAGCAGCTGCAACAACAGCTCGATGCTTTAGAAGCCGTACTGGGTCCGCTCTCTCCGCTGCAACAGCAAAAACGCGCGCTGGCGCAACTACTCGATCAGCCCGCCGCAAAACAGCGCGCCAGCGCGGTGATTCTCTCCGCCAATAACATCACTTATGGCAGCGGCATGCTGGAGCATCAGCTGCTGCAGCGCGCGGGTTTTGACAATCTCGCCAGCGCTCAGGGGCTGGCTCGTATCAGTCTGGAAGAAGTAATCGCCCTGCAACCGGACCTGCTGGTCTTCTATGGCAGTGAACAGCATTTTGCCCTGGCTTACCTGGCGGCGCGCCATCCGGTACTACAGCGCTATATCGATAGCGGTCGCACCTATACCCTACCGAAACAACTGAGCCTGTGCCCAGTATTGGCAATAGTGGATACGCTGCAACAGCTGATGGATAAGAGGGAAGCCCTTGTTAAAGCACAATAA
- the radA gene encoding DNA repair protein RadA, whose amino-acid sequence MAAKRKTAYVCNECGADYTKWAGQCSACGAWNSLSEVRLGPEHKDSRAANFTDAQSGYAGAAGAGKVQKLSEIDLSELPRIPTSASELDRVLGGGLVPGSVVLIGGHPGAGKSTVLLQTLCHLATTMPALYITGEESLQQVAMRAKRLGLPTDSLQLLSETDVERICLAAKEVNPRVMVVDSIQVMHMSDVQSAPGSVAQVRESAAYLTRFAKQTGTALILVGHVTKDGSLAGPKVLEHIIDCSILLEGTHDSRFRTLRAHKNRFGAVNELGVFAMTEQGLKEVSNPSAIFLQRAEEIAAGSVVTSVWEGTRPLLVELQALVDDSSLGNPRRVAVGLDQNRLNMLLAVLHRHGGVLVGDQDVFINVVGGVKVMETSADLTLLLAVVSSFRNRVLPRDLVVFGEVGLSGEIRPVPSGQERLREAAKHGFRKAIVPAANRLKNDIEGMEMHSVKTLAEALAVIDMS is encoded by the coding sequence TTGGCTGCTAAACGCAAAACTGCCTATGTATGTAATGAATGTGGCGCTGACTACACAAAGTGGGCGGGGCAGTGCAGTGCTTGCGGTGCTTGGAACAGTCTCTCTGAAGTGCGTTTGGGGCCGGAGCACAAAGACAGCCGCGCGGCCAATTTCACCGATGCCCAGAGTGGCTATGCCGGCGCCGCCGGTGCTGGCAAGGTGCAGAAGCTCTCGGAAATCGACCTGAGCGAGCTGCCACGTATTCCCACTTCCGCCTCGGAACTCGACCGGGTGCTGGGGGGCGGCTTGGTGCCGGGCTCGGTGGTGTTGATCGGCGGTCATCCTGGGGCCGGTAAATCCACGGTATTGCTACAGACTCTGTGCCACCTGGCTACTACCATGCCAGCGCTGTATATCACCGGTGAGGAATCCCTGCAGCAGGTGGCTATGCGCGCCAAACGCCTGGGCCTACCCACCGATTCCCTGCAGCTCCTCAGTGAAACCGATGTAGAGCGCATCTGCCTGGCGGCTAAAGAGGTGAATCCACGCGTGATGGTAGTGGACTCCATCCAGGTGATGCATATGAGCGATGTGCAGTCCGCTCCGGGCTCCGTGGCCCAGGTGCGTGAGAGTGCTGCTTACCTGACCCGCTTTGCCAAGCAGACTGGTACTGCGCTGATTTTGGTGGGCCATGTCACCAAAGACGGCAGTTTGGCCGGCCCCAAGGTGCTGGAACATATTATTGACTGCTCCATTCTGCTTGAAGGTACTCACGACTCCCGCTTCCGCACCCTGCGCGCCCATAAAAACCGCTTTGGAGCGGTCAATGAACTGGGGGTGTTTGCCATGACCGAGCAGGGCCTGAAAGAAGTCTCCAACCCCTCCGCTATTTTCCTGCAGCGTGCTGAAGAGATCGCTGCGGGATCAGTGGTGACTTCCGTGTGGGAGGGCACCCGGCCGCTGCTGGTCGAACTGCAGGCTCTAGTGGATGACAGCAGCCTCGGTAATCCGCGCCGGGTGGCGGTGGGCCTCGATCAGAACCGCCTGAATATGCTGCTGGCGGTGTTGCACCGCCATGGCGGCGTCTTGGTCGGCGACCAGGATGTGTTTATCAATGTGGTGGGCGGCGTCAAAGTAATGGAAACCAGTGCCGACCTGACCCTTTTACTGGCGGTTGTTTCCAGCTTTCGCAATCGGGTGTTGCCGCGGGATCTGGTGGTATTCGGTGAGGTGGGACTTTCCGGTGAGATCCGCCCGGTGCCCTCGGGCCAGGAGCGCCTGCGCGAAGCGGCCAAGCACGGTTTCCGCAAGGCGATAGTGCCCGCCGCCAACCGCTTGAAAAACGATATCGAGGGTATGGAAATGCACTCGGTAAAAACCCTGGCGGAAGCCCTTGCCGTGATCGACATGAGCTGA
- a CDS encoding pseudoazurin produces the protein MASTSALAADHEVKMLNQGKDGMMTFEPAFLNVAVGDTVTFLPTDMAHNSRSVLSPADGDSWNGSMGEKVSVTLNKEGVYLYQCDPHLPLGMVGVIQVGQAGNLEDAKKHAQGMSERIAVNKERLSQYLDLIK, from the coding sequence ATGGCCTCGACGTCCGCCCTGGCTGCAGATCACGAAGTTAAGATGCTGAACCAGGGCAAGGACGGCATGATGACTTTCGAACCCGCGTTCCTGAACGTTGCAGTGGGCGATACTGTCACCTTCCTGCCCACCGATATGGCTCACAACAGCCGCTCCGTACTCTCCCCGGCCGATGGCGACAGCTGGAATGGCAGCATGGGCGAGAAAGTCAGCGTGACCTTGAATAAGGAAGGCGTTTACCTGTACCAGTGCGATCCGCACCTGCCCTTGGGCATGGTCGGTGTCATTCAGGTGGGCCAGGCCGGCAATCTGGAAGATGCCAAGAAACACGCTCAAGGAATGAGTGAACGTATCGCCGTCAACAAGGAGCGCCTCAGCCAGTACCTTGACCTAATTAAATAA
- a CDS encoding MBL fold metallo-hydrolase, with amino-acid sequence MDILFEQGPHLVARFCDLVKEQNGSDGVQANQFVIRRGTQGALIDPGGDLTYTPLTIELSRHLNLNDLEYILASHQDPDIIASLPRWMLHSRCKVAVSKLWSRFLPHLVSGFVASRAGSERWQDRIIPISDKGAVLPFADSEIWALPAHFMHSCGNFSFYDPVSRILFSGDVGASLGGEEGEVNDFDSHIPSMEGFHQRYMGGNWACRLWVKMVRELNPAMIVPQHGGFFASEKVKEGFLSWLERLECGPDLLRHQDYRLPLRKP; translated from the coding sequence GTGGACATTTTATTTGAGCAAGGCCCTCACCTGGTTGCGCGTTTCTGCGATCTGGTAAAAGAACAGAATGGCAGCGATGGAGTGCAGGCCAACCAGTTTGTGATTCGCCGCGGCACCCAGGGTGCGCTGATTGATCCCGGCGGTGATCTCACCTACACCCCCCTAACCATCGAACTCAGCCGCCACCTAAACCTGAACGATCTGGAATATATCCTGGCCTCGCACCAGGACCCGGACATCATTGCCTCACTGCCGCGCTGGATGCTGCACTCGCGCTGCAAGGTGGCAGTATCCAAACTGTGGTCGCGCTTCCTGCCCCACCTGGTCTCCGGCTTTGTCGCCTCGCGCGCCGGTAGTGAACGTTGGCAGGACCGTATTATTCCCATCAGTGACAAGGGCGCGGTGCTGCCTTTTGCCGACAGCGAAATCTGGGCCCTGCCTGCACACTTTATGCACTCCTGCGGCAATTTCAGTTTCTACGACCCGGTTAGCCGCATTCTGTTTTCCGGTGACGTGGGCGCTTCTCTCGGTGGTGAAGAGGGCGAAGTCAACGACTTCGATTCCCATATTCCATCCATGGAAGGTTTCCACCAGCGCTATATGGGGGGCAACTGGGCCTGTCGCCTGTGGGTGAAAATGGTGCGAGAACTAAATCCGGCCATGATTGTGCCCCAGCACGGCGGTTTTTTTGCCTCTGAGAAAGTTAAAGAAGGCTTCCTGAGCTGGTTGGAGAGGTTGGAGTGTGGACCCGATCTGCTGCGACATCAGGACTATCGCTTGCCGCTGAGGAAACCCTAA
- a CDS encoding DUF411 domain-containing protein codes for MYRSFLIAIAALITTLALSACAEPTEPKESQAQHLTTYKSATCGCCKVWVDHARSSGFEVVAKDVDDLNGVKKQHGIEPRYQSCHTSVSREGYVFEGHVPAKLIQQFLQSPPKGALGLAVPGMPLGSPGMEMGDRFTPYQVMQLNKDGSSVVYAEINAAGEQF; via the coding sequence ATGTACCGATCTTTTTTAATCGCGATTGCCGCGCTTATTACCACATTAGCCCTCAGTGCCTGCGCCGAACCCACCGAGCCCAAAGAATCTCAAGCGCAGCACCTGACTACCTATAAATCCGCTACCTGTGGTTGCTGCAAAGTTTGGGTGGACCACGCTCGGAGCAGCGGCTTCGAAGTAGTGGCAAAGGATGTCGATGACCTCAACGGCGTCAAAAAACAGCACGGAATCGAACCCCGCTACCAGTCTTGCCACACCAGTGTGTCCAGGGAAGGCTATGTTTTCGAAGGGCATGTACCAGCCAAGCTGATTCAGCAATTTTTGCAAAGTCCGCCTAAAGGTGCGCTGGGGCTGGCTGTACCCGGTATGCCTCTAGGAAGCCCTGGCATGGAGATGGGCGATCGCTTTACCCCCTACCAGGTAATGCAGTTAAACAAGGACGGCAGCAGTGTGGTTTATGCAGAAATCAACGCAGCCGGAGAACAGTTCTGA